Proteins encoded within one genomic window of Cellulomonas flavigena DSM 20109:
- a CDS encoding low molecular weight phosphatase family protein has translation MNTTRNHAEANVRRTVLFVCAHNAGRSQLAAGLAAARAGDTVRVLSAGTNPGERVDATVLASLAELGIDRSDQVPQPVTPELIAQADVVIALKPNLALPAHPHVETWPLPDPEGWDLEGIRSLRNHLDHRIEDLLTEIVP, from the coding sequence GTGAACACAACACGGAACCACGCAGAGGCGAACGTCCGGCGAACGGTGCTGTTCGTCTGTGCGCACAACGCCGGTCGCTCGCAGCTCGCCGCGGGCCTCGCCGCCGCCCGGGCGGGCGACACGGTCCGGGTGCTGTCGGCGGGCACGAATCCGGGCGAGAGGGTCGACGCAACGGTCCTCGCGTCGCTAGCCGAGCTCGGGATCGACCGCAGCGACCAGGTCCCGCAGCCCGTCACACCTGAGCTCATCGCCCAGGCCGACGTCGTGATCGCTCTCAAGCCGAACCTGGCCCTGCCTGCGCATCCCCACGTCGAGACCTGGCCGTTACCCGACCCCGAGGGTTGGGACCTCGAGGGCATCCGCTCGCTGCGCAATCACCTCGACCACAGGATCGAGGACCTGCTGACAGAGATCGTTCCCTGA
- the trxB gene encoding thioredoxin-disulfide reductase — translation MSMQREVVIIGSGPAGYTAGIYAARAGLSPLIVAGSVTAGGALVNTTEVENFPGFPDGIQGPELMDKLRAQAEKFGAQVLLDDVTALDLTGPVKSVTTGSGEVFTARAVVLATGSAYRELGLADEKRLSGRGVSWCATCDGFFFRGQEVVVVGGGDSAVEEATFLTRFASKVTLVHRRDTLRASKIMADRAAANPKIAFAWNSEVVEIHGEDKVTALTLRDTVTGATREHPATGLFVAIGHVPRSELLTGQVDLDENGYVRVQGRTTLTNLPGVFACGDVVDHTYRQAITAAGSGAAAALDAQHYLTGLGDVGTAGPVAPGVAHQLQEV, via the coding sequence ATGTCGATGCAACGCGAAGTCGTGATCATCGGATCGGGCCCCGCCGGGTACACCGCGGGGATCTACGCCGCCCGGGCGGGCCTGTCGCCGCTGATCGTCGCGGGGTCGGTGACCGCCGGCGGTGCGCTGGTGAACACCACCGAGGTGGAGAACTTCCCCGGCTTCCCCGACGGCATCCAGGGCCCGGAGCTGATGGACAAGTTGCGCGCGCAGGCCGAGAAGTTCGGGGCGCAGGTGCTCCTGGACGACGTGACCGCCCTGGACCTGACCGGACCGGTGAAGAGCGTGACCACCGGCAGCGGTGAGGTGTTCACCGCGCGGGCGGTCGTGCTGGCCACCGGCTCGGCGTACCGCGAGCTCGGGCTGGCCGACGAGAAGCGCCTGTCGGGACGGGGGGTGTCCTGGTGCGCCACCTGCGACGGGTTCTTCTTCCGCGGCCAGGAGGTCGTGGTCGTCGGCGGCGGGGACTCCGCGGTCGAGGAGGCCACGTTCCTGACCCGGTTCGCCTCCAAGGTGACCCTCGTGCACCGCCGCGACACGCTGCGGGCCTCGAAGATCATGGCCGACCGCGCCGCGGCGAACCCGAAGATCGCGTTCGCGTGGAACAGCGAGGTCGTCGAGATCCACGGCGAGGACAAGGTCACCGCTCTGACGCTGCGCGACACCGTCACCGGCGCCACCCGCGAGCACCCCGCCACCGGGCTGTTCGTCGCGATCGGGCACGTGCCACGCAGCGAGCTGCTGACCGGGCAGGTCGACCTCGACGAGAACGGGTACGTGCGCGTACAGGGCCGCACCACCCTGACCAACCTGCCCGGGGTGTTCGCCTGCGGCGACGTCGTCGACCACACCTACCGCCAGGCCATCACCGCCGCCGGGTCCGGCGCGGCCGCGGCCCTGGACGCCCAGCACTACCTGACCGGGCTCGGCGACGTCGGCACCGCCGGCCCCGTCGCCCCCGGCGTCGCCCACCAGCTGCAGGAGGTCTGA
- the trxA gene encoding thioredoxin, producing the protein MPTTTVTDATFEAEVLRSEVPVIVDFWATWCGPCRQVAPVLEQLSEDYAGRVKIVKLDADANPQTVTAAGVVSIPTLSFYVDGAPVKSLIGAKPRQVIAAEIDDLLT; encoded by the coding sequence ATGCCCACCACCACCGTCACCGACGCCACCTTCGAGGCCGAGGTCCTGCGCTCCGAGGTCCCCGTGATCGTCGACTTCTGGGCCACCTGGTGCGGCCCGTGCCGCCAAGTCGCCCCGGTGCTCGAGCAGCTGTCCGAGGACTACGCGGGGCGCGTAAAGATCGTCAAGCTCGACGCCGACGCCAACCCGCAGACCGTCACCGCCGCCGGCGTGGTGTCCATCCCGACGCTGAGCTTCTACGTCGACGGGGCACCGGTGAAGTCGCTGATCGGCGCCAAGCCGCGCCAGGTCATCGCCGCCGAGATCGACGACCTGCTCACCTGA
- the arsB gene encoding ACR3 family arsenite efflux transporter, with the protein MAQTLPAPQQLATRRLSTLDRWLPAWIGAAMLAGLALGRFVPSLADALAHLEVGGISLPIGLGLLVMMYPVLAKVRYDRVSAVTGDKRLLVSSLVLNWILGPALMFALAWVFLPDLPEYRTGLIIVGLARCIAMVVIWNDLACGDREAAAVLVAINSVFQVVAFSVLGWFYLSVLPGWLGLDTQGLDVSVGQIALNVLVFLGVPLAAGFASRAIGERTRGRDWYESRFVPRIGPWALYGLLFTIVLLFALQGAAVTRNPLDVARIALPLLVYFAVMWGVGLATGKVLRLGYARSTTLAFTAAGNNFELAIAVAIGTFGATSGQALAGVVGPLIEVPVLVGLVYVSLWAARRWFATDPYATPAPQEVRP; encoded by the coding sequence GTGGCTCAGACCTTGCCCGCACCCCAGCAGCTCGCCACCCGGCGCCTGTCCACCCTGGACCGGTGGCTGCCGGCCTGGATCGGGGCGGCGATGCTCGCCGGCCTCGCACTCGGCCGGTTCGTGCCGTCCCTGGCCGACGCGCTCGCGCACCTGGAGGTCGGCGGGATCTCGCTGCCGATCGGGCTCGGGCTGCTGGTGATGATGTACCCGGTGCTGGCCAAGGTCCGCTACGACCGCGTCAGCGCGGTCACCGGCGACAAGCGGCTGCTCGTCAGCTCCCTGGTCCTGAACTGGATCCTCGGGCCGGCGCTGATGTTCGCCCTGGCGTGGGTCTTCCTGCCCGACCTGCCCGAGTACCGCACCGGCCTGATCATCGTGGGCCTGGCCCGGTGCATCGCGATGGTCGTGATCTGGAACGACCTGGCCTGCGGGGACCGGGAGGCCGCGGCCGTCCTGGTCGCGATCAACTCCGTCTTCCAGGTCGTCGCGTTCTCCGTGCTCGGCTGGTTCTACCTCAGCGTCCTGCCGGGCTGGCTCGGCCTGGACACCCAGGGCCTGGACGTCTCGGTCGGGCAGATCGCGCTCAACGTGCTGGTCTTCCTCGGCGTCCCGCTGGCCGCCGGGTTCGCCTCGCGCGCGATCGGCGAGCGCACCCGGGGCCGGGACTGGTACGAGTCGCGGTTCGTGCCGCGGATCGGGCCGTGGGCGCTGTACGGGCTGCTGTTCACGATCGTGCTGCTGTTCGCCCTGCAGGGCGCCGCCGTGACCCGCAACCCCCTCGACGTCGCCCGCATCGCCCTGCCGCTGCTGGTCTACTTCGCCGTGATGTGGGGCGTCGGCTTGGCCACCGGCAAGGTGCTGCGCCTGGGGTACGCCCGCTCCACCACGCTCGCGTTCACCGCCGCCGGCAACAACTTCGAGCTCGCCATCGCGGTCGCGATCGGCACCTTCGGCGCCACCTCCGGGCAGGCGCTGGCCGGTGTCGTCGGACCGCTCATCGAGGTCCCCGTCCTCGTCGGCCTCGTCTACGTCTCCCTGTGGGCGGCACGCCGGTGGTTCGCGACCGACCCCTACGCCACCCCGGCACCGCAGGAGGTCCGCCCGTGA
- a CDS encoding metalloregulator ArsR/SmtB family transcription factor, protein MSTLSPERPPAPAGSDCAPTPEAHAMGAQAAAQVATMLKALADPLRLRMLSFITTSSTGEACVCDIATVADVSQPTVSHHLKVLKDVGVLTSERRGTWVWYRVAPDVRGAVTALLDSFAPAALDAAHHRARPLTGLGDVDATLTRVADDLAPRFPDLDADLVLRTVRESYAALARGAGTTAHLVPTAQRFAAQRLADITRAATPAGHVPQVLFVCVANAGRSQLAAALLHHYAGDTVIARSAGSAPAAAVHATVRPLLAELGTDAEAVFPKPLTDDAVRAADVVITMGCGDTCPILPGKRYEDWVVGDPALASPEGVAAIRDDIDARVRALLADLLPSTTDRPEEHP, encoded by the coding sequence GTGAGCACCCTGTCCCCCGAACGCCCGCCCGCACCCGCCGGCTCCGACTGCGCCCCCACCCCGGAGGCGCACGCCATGGGCGCGCAGGCCGCCGCCCAGGTCGCGACCATGCTCAAGGCGCTGGCCGACCCGCTGCGGCTGCGGATGCTGTCGTTCATCACCACCAGCTCCACCGGTGAGGCGTGCGTGTGTGACATCGCCACCGTCGCCGACGTCTCCCAGCCGACCGTCTCCCACCACCTCAAGGTCCTCAAGGACGTCGGCGTGCTGACCTCCGAGCGGCGCGGCACCTGGGTCTGGTACCGAGTCGCCCCCGACGTGCGCGGCGCGGTCACCGCCCTGCTGGACTCCTTCGCCCCCGCGGCGCTGGACGCCGCCCACCACCGCGCCCGCCCGCTGACCGGCCTCGGCGACGTCGACGCCACCCTGACCCGGGTCGCGGACGACCTCGCGCCCAGGTTCCCCGACCTGGACGCGGACCTGGTGCTGCGCACCGTGCGCGAGTCCTACGCCGCGCTGGCCCGCGGCGCGGGGACCACCGCACACCTGGTACCCACGGCGCAGCGGTTCGCCGCCCAGCGCCTGGCCGACATCACCCGCGCCGCCACCCCGGCCGGGCACGTGCCGCAGGTGCTGTTCGTCTGCGTCGCCAACGCCGGCCGCTCCCAGCTCGCCGCGGCCCTGCTGCACCACTACGCCGGCGACACCGTCATCGCCCGCTCCGCCGGCTCCGCCCCGGCCGCCGCGGTGCATGCCACCGTCCGCCCCCTGCTCGCCGAGCTGGGCACCGACGCCGAGGCGGTGTTCCCCAAGCCGCTGACTGACGACGCCGTCCGCGCCGCGGACGTCGTGATCACCATGGGCTGCGGCGACACCTGCCCGATCCTGCCCGGCAAGCGCTACGAGGACTGGGTCGTCGGCGACCCCGCCCTCGCCTCCCCCGAGGGCGTCGCGGCCATCCGCGACGACATCGACGCGCGCGTGCGCGCCCTGCTCGCCGACCTGCTGCCGTCCACCACCGACCGACCCGAGGAGCACCCCTGA
- a CDS encoding arsenate reductase ArsC, whose product MTDTATDTTTDGATTKPSVLFVCVHNAGRSQMATGWLRHLSGGAVEVRSAGSMPADQINPAAVEAMLEEGIDIRAEKPKVLTTEAVQASDVVVTMGCGDACPFYPGKRYEDWKLEDPAGQGVEAVRPIRDEIRTRILTLLTELGVQPVNA is encoded by the coding sequence ATGACCGACACCGCCACCGACACCACGACCGACGGCGCGACCACCAAGCCCAGCGTGCTGTTCGTCTGCGTGCACAACGCCGGCCGCTCGCAGATGGCCACCGGGTGGCTGCGGCACCTGTCCGGCGGCGCCGTGGAGGTCCGCTCGGCCGGGTCGATGCCCGCCGACCAGATCAACCCCGCCGCCGTGGAGGCGATGCTCGAGGAGGGCATCGACATCCGCGCCGAGAAGCCGAAGGTCCTGACCACCGAGGCAGTGCAGGCGTCCGACGTCGTGGTCACCATGGGCTGCGGCGACGCGTGCCCGTTCTACCCCGGCAAGCGGTACGAGGACTGGAAGCTCGAGGACCCCGCCGGTCAGGGCGTCGAGGCCGTCCGCCCAATCCGCGACGAGATCCGCACCCGCATCCTCACCCTGCTCACCGAACTCGGCGTCCAGCCGGTCAACGCCTGA
- a CDS encoding GNAT family N-acetyltransferase, which produces MNVQVRAATSGDVAGLARIYDHYVATSTATFELDPPGEAVWVDKLDAVVAAGWPFEVALLDGQVAGFAYVGPWRPRPAYAHTVEDTIYLDPAATGRGIGTRLLASVLEQAAAAGAREVIAVVADGDTAASLALHRRAGFDPAGRLERVGRKFDRWLGTTLLQKTLAGG; this is translated from the coding sequence GTGAACGTGCAGGTGCGCGCCGCGACCAGTGGCGACGTCGCAGGGCTCGCGCGGATCTACGACCACTACGTGGCCACGTCGACCGCGACGTTCGAGCTCGACCCGCCCGGTGAGGCGGTGTGGGTGGACAAGCTCGACGCCGTGGTCGCGGCGGGGTGGCCGTTCGAGGTCGCGCTGCTGGACGGGCAGGTGGCGGGGTTCGCGTACGTCGGTCCGTGGCGGCCGCGGCCGGCGTACGCGCACACGGTCGAGGACACGATCTACCTCGATCCGGCGGCGACCGGGCGCGGTATCGGCACCCGCCTGCTCGCCTCGGTCCTGGAGCAGGCTGCGGCGGCCGGCGCCCGGGAGGTGATCGCGGTGGTCGCGGACGGGGACACCGCGGCCTCGCTGGCGCTGCACCGGCGCGCCGGGTTTGACCCGGCGGGGCGCTTGGAGCGGGTGGGTCGCAAGTTCGACCGGTGGCTGGGCACGACGCTGCTGCAGAAGACCCTGGCCGGCGGGTGA